The Candidatus Omnitrophota bacterium genome segment AGGGAGAATTTGAAGAAGCTCTTTGCGCAGGCCAGGGAGTGGGGCGTGCAGGTGGATCTGTCGATGGTTACTTATTCCATGAGGACGAAGATAACATCAGAAGACGCAAAAGAGGTTAGTAGTATCCAGCAAGATAGTCGACTGGGTGAGGCAGACTTTCTCGATACGCTCGACGAATTTAAAGAAATGTTTCCGGACGTCCTGGCTAACCCTGGTTTTTACCGCCGTCTGATCACGGATGGCGGGCTCGGCACAAGATGCAGGGCGTTGGATGTCTCGCTGAATATACGGCCCGACGGCACGGTTTCTATCCCGTGCGACGCTTTTACTCTTTTTAAGCTCGAAGGAGATAAGCACGACGTTTGGCGACGTATGCGGGGCCTGAAAGACGTGCGGGAGAAGTTGGGTAAGTATGAATTTTGTAACGCCTGCTATAAGAGATGTATAGCTTTTCCATCGATGCTGTTGAGTATTAAAAATCTATTAGACCTGGTAAAAGCATATTTGCCGACGGTTCGGAGGTAAGGGGGAGGTCATGAACGATTTTGAATATCAGCTGAACTATATAAAAGAGAACAGTCGCAGGCTGATCTCCATGCAGGATCGTAATATCGTCTCACCCGCTTACGGCTGTTTCCATTATGCTTACTGGCGGGATAAGGTGACCGACTTTGCGGATGCCCGTTATCAGGAGGCGGGCGCCGCGCTTGGTCTTCTGACACATCCGGCTATATATGACAGCTCCATGCCGTCGAAGAAGGATCTCTACGCTTCTTTTTCCGCCGCTGTCGTTTTCTGGGCAAAGATTCAGCATGGCGATGGCAGTTTCGACGAATGGTACAAGAATGAGCGCGGTTTTGCCGCGACGGAATTCAGCCTCATCGCTTTCGGCTTAGCGCTGTATCTTCTCGGAGACTCGGTTGAGGATGCGGATAGATCCAGGATATCGGCTGTCATAGTGAAGGCGGCGGATTGGCTGGTGAAGCGTAACGATGATGTTAAATCTAATCATGAAGCCGCGGCCGCGGCCGCCCTGGCACTCGCATACCGCATTACGGGAAACGAATATTATGGCCGGGCCGCGCGCGAGAAATGCGCAAAGGTGCTTGGGTCGCAGACGGATGAGGGGTGGTTTAATGAGGTAGCGGGTATGGATCTGGGATATTGCAGTGTCCTGCTCGACTATATGATGCTCTACCATGTGCTGATGAGTGACGACTCTGTTATACAGCCCATGAGAAAACTATATTCATTTTTATATAATTTCATTCACCCGGATCTTACCGTTTCCGCGGAAGCCGGCATATGCTTCAACAATTATCTTGCCAGGTTGGGAACGGTGCTTCTCTCCGAACATTCGCCTGAGGCCGCCGCGATAGCGCGCTTCTTCGACGGAAGAAGCGCCGGGTTTGAAGGAATAGCCCCATATCTTTCCGATGACCTGCGCCTGTGCAGGTGGGGATATTTGCCCATCGTCACGAAGATACTGAAAAAAAGGATGGTCGAGGAATCACTTTTTGCGAAAGCGTATAGTAATAAAAAAGACGACAAGACCCCGGGAGGATTTTTTAAAAAGGCGGCCGTATTTTCTCGTTCTTCTCCGGGCATATATGTGGAATTTATCCCTGCAGGCGGCGGCGCGATAAAAGGTTATTTTAACGGCGAGCTCTCCGGCGTTACCGGCAGATACGAGGACTCAGGTTATGTTTACGGCCCGATCGGTTCATCGGGAAAATATATTTTTACAGGTGGCTACAAGGCCGATCGCAAATCGGAACTTGCCGAAGATGGGATGAGCGCGGAAGTGGAATTTGTTCCGGCGAGATTTTTCTTTCCGCCGTACATAGCGCGGCTGGCGCTAAGGATAGCATGCAGTATCCCGATGTTTTCGTTTTACGCAAGGAAACTTATCGATATGTATCGTAAGATGAAAGGGACGGCGATAAACCAATCCGCGGCGCCGGTGGCGGATGGGAAGGGGGCTATTCTGCTCAGGCGGTGCCTGCAGACAGAAGAATGGGGTTTTAGGATCACCGACGAGATTATAGCCGGCGATGGGTTTGGCGGAATCGATCGCGCGTTACTCAGGCCGATATCATACAGTAACGGAGTAAAAGTTGATAATGTGGAATCCTCGTCGGGGACGGCAGGTAATTTTAGCAGAAAGATTTGTTTTATTAAAGAGGTTCGGCTGGCTTGAGTCCGGCCGCATTCAATAGGAGGTGTAATTAGCATGGTAGCGGCGCTCTTACTTGGACGGGAAGGCAGTGTAGGATTCCCCGGAAAGAACATGTATCCTGTGCTGGGCAAGCCATTGTCGTATTATCCCATGGCCGCGGCCAGAAAGGCCGCAACCGTAGACGAAGTATTTTTATCCACCGATTCTAAAGACTTAATGAAGCTGGCCGACAGCCTCGGTATCAAGATCATAAAAAGGCCCGCCGAGTTGTGCACCAACGAGGCCACGGGGCTTGACGCTTTTCTCCACGGGTACAAAGTGATACGGGATCTTTACGGCTCGGATAGAATAGAGTTCATGATACTCATGTTTTGCAATGCCCCGACGGTGACGCCACAGACGATAGACGAAGGCGTGAAAGTCCTTCGCGCAAACCCGCTTTACGACTCGGCCGTTACCGTGTCGCGATATAACATGTGGAGCCCGCTTCGCGCCCGCCGGATCGGGGAAGACGGACTGCTACATCCGTTCGTACCTTTCGAGGCGCTCGGCGATCCGTCTACATTCAACTGCAACAGGGATTCGCAGGGAGACGCCTGGTTCGCGGATGTGGCCGTATCGGTGGTGCGGCCGGGATGCCTCGATAATATTGAAGACGGATTACTTCCGCAGAAGTGGATGGGCCGCAAGATATATCCGTTGAAACAGTGGGGCGGGCTTGACGTCGATTATGAATGGCAGATACCGCAGGCGGAATACTGGCTGAAGAAAAACGGATACGGAGAAAAGTAATTATGGTGCAGATAAAACCCGACGGTAATTTTAACCCGCTGGGAGGAGTATCGGTTCATAGTGGAAAAACCGACGAGTATAGGGAATACAGGCGATGCTGGTCCGAATACCCGTCTAATTTCATTCTGCGGGATTTTCCGATGCATCTGGATATCGAAATAACCAATCGCTGTAATCTCAAGTGTACATTTTGTGACAGGAGGCCGCATGTCGGCAAGGGCTCTTTCGGCGATATGGATATGGCGCTTTTTAAAAAAATAATCGATGAAGGAGCCGGCCATAAATTGTGGGCCTTGAAACTCAGTTACCGTGGAGAGCCGTTATTGCACAAGAATGTAGCGGAAATGGTCGGCTACGCGAAGAAGAAAGGCGTCCTGGACGTCTATTTTAATACGAACGGTATGCTCCTTACCGAAGAGATAGCTAAAAAACTTATCGATGCCGGGCTTGACCGCATATCAATATCGATGGAAGGTACCGATCCGCTGGCTTATGAGAAGATGCGCGTTAACGCGGAATTTGCCGTCGTCCTGAAAAATATCGATACGTTGGCAGGATTGAGAAAAAAGATGAAAGTGGAGCATCCTAAAATACGGATTCAGTCGGTCGAATATCCCGGATTTGACCGGGATGAGTACGGACGTTTCTGGCTTTCTCACGGCGACGAAGTTGCTATGCTCGACTATACCGATATGTCCAAAAGGGTTGTCGGACTTACGGCTGATTGGGCCTGTCCTCAGTTATGGCAGCGCATGACCATAGAATGGAACGGGAATGTGCTACCGTGCAATAACGATGACCCGGGACGCTTATCTCCGGGTAACGTAAAGGATAGAGCTATATATGATTGCTGGCATGATCCGAAAGTCGACGAAGTGAGGCGACTGCATAGATCCGGTCGATCGCATGAGGCCGGGGATTGCAACGGTTGTCCATGGAGAACGGCTCAGATAAAGAAGACGCCGCGACGGGATGGTGTATCGTGAAAAGTTATGGCTTGATGAGGCCACAGGATATATACGAGAAAGTTATTGCGCAGAGAGCGCTCGACGGCGAAGCCTTCTTTGAAAAATACAAAGACAGGTTTATCGACGTAAATTGCCCGGCTTGCGGCGCCTCCGGAGCATATGTTTTCAGTAAATACGGTTTTCGCCACTTACGATGCGAAAAATGCCTGACCTTATTCTGTTCGCCGCGTCCGTCGGATGAACTGATAGCATATTATTACAATAATTATAAAGCGCCGCAGATGTGGACGGAGCTTTTGCTCAAGGCCGACGCCGCCCGGAAGGCTTTGCAATATAAGCCGCGCGTCGAGCGAATGATACGCGCTATGCGGGAAGCGCCGGCCGCGCGCGGAGGTGTCGCGCTCGATATAGGCGCGGGAAGCGGAGCTTTCTCCTTATGCCTTAAAAATTCCGGATTTTTTAAGGACGTTATCGCGATGGATTTTTCGGACTCGTGTGTCAAAGCTTGCCTCGAGCAGGGATTGCAGGCGTTAAAAGGCAGTATTGGAGATGCCGGTAGTGGTTTTGCCGACGCTATCTTTATAAACGATCTCATCGAGCATCTCTCCGATCCGGCAGTTTTTTTGAAAGAATGCTCAAGGGTATTAAAGAGAAAAGGTTTTATCTCTATAGCCACGCCGAACGGTGAAGGATTCGATTTTAAAATCATGGATGCCGAAACGAAGAACATAACACCTCCGGAACATTTGAATTATTTCAATACGCGCTCTATCGGCGTTCTTTTGGAAAGAGCCGGTTTTTGTGTTCTCTTTGCGGAAACACCCGGCATTCTGGATGTCGATATAATTTCAAAAGCACGCTCCTCGGGTTTTAACATAAAGGATAAGAACAGCTACATCGATTATATACTGGATCAGGATGAGAACGTTCTGAGTAATTTCCAAAAGTTCATTTCCGATAACAAACTATCCAGTCATATGCTTGTGATGGCCCAAAAGGGAGAATAACTTTTATGTCGGATGCGAAAAAACATCTTAAGGATATCTACAGGACGCCGCCGAAGGAAGGTTCGAGGCTACGGTGCCTGCGCCTGGATATGAATGAAAATCCGTCGGGATTACCCGGAAACTTTGTAAAGAAAACAGCCGGTAAGATCAACTCAAACGTTTTGTCGTCGTATCCGGAATGCGGCCGGCTGATCAAGAAGATCGCCGAGCGCGAAAATATCCTGCCGGAGAACGTGTCTCTTTCGAACGGGTCGGACGCGGCAATAAAGCATATATTCGACGCGTATATATCGGAGGGCGACAGGGTATTACTTACGGATCCGACATTTGCTATGTATTTCGTATATTGTAAAATATTTAAAGCGGATGTGATAAGCGTCCCGTATCTCCCGGACTTTTCCTTCCCGGAAGAAGATTTTTTAAAAGCTCTTTCAAACGACGTCAGGATGGCCGTTATAGTGAACCCTAATAATCCGACGGGTAGCGTTATAAGCGACGCCGCGATCCAGAGGATCGTAAAGAAGGCGGCAGAGAAGAACGCGCTTATCGTGATAGATGAAGCCTATTTCTATTATTATCCCCGCACAGCGATTCGCCTGATAAAGAAGTTCAAAAACCTGATAGTTTTAAGAACGTTTTCCAAATTGTGCGGTATGGCGAACGCTAGGCTCGGCTATGCCGCCGCTTCCAGAGAGATCGTGGAGAGCTTGAGAAAGGTAACGCCGGGTTTTGATGTAAACGGCCTCGCTGTATTATTCGCGGCAGAATTACTGGATAGCCCGTCGATAATACGTAAAATGATACACCGGTCCGAAGAGGGCAAGAAATATATTGCCCGCAAACTATCGGATCATAAAATCGAATATGTATATGGATCCGCAAATTTCATATTGATCAAATGCGGGCGGAGAACAAAAGATATCATAGCGCGGCTTGCGAAAAAGAATATACTGGTCGGCGGCAATTTTAATCAGGATTTTCTCGCCGATTATATGCGTATCACTACGGGAGAAAAGAGGCTTATGGAAAAGTTCTGGAAGGCCTTTTTCGCCATATGGCGCAGGGAGGGACGTGTTTAATGAATGCCAAAGTCGCTATTTTAACTACATCTTTTGGTGAATACGACAAGTCTCCCGTAGAATTCTGCGAGAGAGCGGGTTATGCGGTTACTTTTAATCCTTACGGCAGAAAACTGAAGCCGGATGAGGTCGTGAGGGTTGCCGGAGAGGCTGTCGGGATCATCGCGGGTACGGAAACCATATCCGCCGATACGCTTTCAGGGTTGCCGCGGCTTAAAGTTATTTCGCGATGCGGAGTGGGGATGGAGAATGTCGATCTCGAGGCCGCCAAGCGGCATGGGATAATAGTATTTAACACTCCGGACGCTCCTACGGAAGCCGTTGCCGAACTTACGATAGGCCTTATCCTTAATCTTCTTCGCAAAACGAGCCGTATGGACAGAGCCGTTAGGAACGGAGTGTGGGAAAAATCGATGGGCAATCTTTTGAGCGGCAAGCATGTAGGAATAATAGGTTTTGGCAGGATTGGAAAGAGGGTGGCGGAATTATTAACCGTCTTTGGATGCGAAGTTATTTATTACGATCCTTTTATAAAAGAAAAATCGCCGGGATTTAAGTCTGTATCGATGGCGGAATTGCTTAAAACCTCGGACATAGTTAGCGTTCATGCTTCGACGAAAGAGACGATATTGAGAGGATCCGAAATATCTTCCATGAAGAAGGGCGGCTGGCTCATAAATATTTCCCGGGGAGAAGCCGTCGATGAGGATGCGTTATATTCCGCCTTGAAGAGCGGGCATCTTGCAGGAGCGGCAATGGATGTTTTTAAAGAGGAACCTTATAAGGGGCCTCTCATAGAATTAAATAATGTTGTTTTGACCCCGCACGTGGGTTCATACGCAAAAGAGTCGCGCATACAGATGGAAAAACAAGCGGTTGAAAATCTACTAAAAGGACTGGGGGGCGCTATATGAAAGCGATAGTATTCGGGGGTTCCGGATTTTTAGGCAGTCATGTTGCCGACACCCTGACGGAACAGGGTCATGATGTTACGATATACGATACTGCCCGTTCAAAATATTTGCATGGTTCACAGAAGATGGTTACGGGCGATATCATGGACGAGAAGCTTGTTGAGCGTACCGTGCAAGGCGCGGATGTGGTTTATAATTTCGCGGGTATTTCCGATATAGAAGAATCTAGCCATCGCCCTCTGGACGCGGTAAAGTTTAACATTCTCGGTAATACTATTATCCTGGATAGCTGTTGTAAGGCGAAGGTTAAGCGCTTCGTATTTGCCAGCTCCGTGTATGTGTACAGTAAGACCGGTTCTTTCTATCGTAGTACGAAGCAGGCCTGCGAACTTCTCATCGAAAATTATAGCGAAGTTTATGGATTGCAGTTTACTATCCTGCGGTACGGTTCTCTGTATGGCCCGCGCGCAGGCGAAGATACCTTCATGTACCGTATGCTGAAGCAGGCTCTCACGGAAAAGAAGATAACGCGCGAAGGGGACGGAGAGGAGATAAGGGAATACATCCATGTCTACGACGCGGCCCGTTGCAGTGTCGAAATATTATCGGAGGAGTTTGCCGGGCAGTATGTCATTATAACGGGTAATCAGCAGATGAAAGTGAAAGACCTGCTTTTGATGATAAATGAGATGCTTGGCAATTCGATAGCCATAGAGTATATAGCGCCTAAAAATAATTTTCATTATGAAATCACCCCGTACACCTTTACGCCGAAGATAGCGAAGCGGTATATTAGCAAGACATATCTGGATCTGGGCCAGGGCATCCTGAAATCTATGCAGGGTATCTACGAAGGGTTGAAATGAAAAAGCTTATCGCTCTATCGTATCCCATAGACGACGAGACGCCTCTGTATCCGGGAACTCCGCCCGTGGAGTTTAAAAAAATAAAAGACCAAGGCTCCGGCGATAGTTGTAACACGTATTACGCCGGAATGTCGAACCATTCCGGAACGCATATAGAGGCCTCCGGCCATTTTTATCGGGGCGGCAGGACGATAGCTGATTGCGCTCGTACGGAGTTTTTTTACGAAAAACCGCTGATTGTCGACTGTCCGAAAGATAAAAATGAGATGGTAGAAATTAAAGATATGAAATTAAAAATCGGCACATCGGCTCCGGATATTCTGCTGATAAAGACCGGATTTTCACGGCACAGGTCGGATCCTGATACTTATTGCCGTAAAAACCCGTATCTTTCCACGGAAGCCGCGAGGTGGTTGCGCAGTAATTTTCCCGGGATTAAGACTATAGGAATAGATTGCATCTCGTTCTCGTCCTATCTGCACAGAGATATCGGGCGCGAAATACACAAGATATTGCTTTCGTCCGAAGGGGAAGATAAGGGCGGTCTTTTATTACTGGAAGATATATATATACCGGCGGATGTAAAAAAACTGGACCAGGTAGCCGTGTTTCCCGTTTTCCGAGGAGCGCTTGACGCCTCACCATGCGTCATTATAGGGATACTATGATCAGAAACGTGTTTTTAGATTTCGATGGAGTGGTTGTTGAGTCCGTGGACATAAAGACGCGCGCCTTTGCGAAATTATTTGAAGTGGAAGGCCCCGCCGTTATGAAAAAAGTAATCGATTACCATGTCAATAATACAGGCGTATCCCGTTATGATAAATTCCGCTATATATACAGCGAGATATTAAAACGCTCTCTGCCGGAAGATGAGTTCCGGAGGCTTTGCGATTCTTTCGCGCGGCTCGTTCTGGATGCGGTAGTGTCGGTTCCGTATGTAAAAGGGGCAAAAGAATTCCTGAGTAGCTGTGCTTCGAAATATCGCCTGTTTATTGTATCTGCTACGCCTCAAAAAGAGATAGAGGAAATAGTAAAAAGGCGCGGTATAGCAAAATTCTTCAAAGGCGTATACGGCGCCCCGAACAGCAAGGCCGATTCGGTTAAAAATATACTCGCGGAAGATGGTACCGATCCCGCGGACTCGGTATATATAGGAGATGCTTTAAGTGATTACACCGCGGCCAAATCGAATGGAGTTAAATTCATCGCGCGGATAAACAACAATGAAGAGATATTCGCCGGTATAGATTGCCCGAAGGTGAAGGATCTCGACGGGGTCGACCTGAAGATAGGATCGTTGCGATGAAACTGCTGGTGATTTTTGACAACTCGATCGATATCGAAAAATTAAGGCTTATCCTGGATACCGTAAGCACTGAAGGCGTGGCTATTTTTCCCTTAACAGCGGAACAGATCATATCGGACAGGGTCAAAGGCGTACTCGGGGAAAAATTCAATGACATCGAATATATAGACAGCATAACGGAAACCGAAAAGCAGGTCGGAATAATCAGGGGCGGCATATCGAAATGGTCCGCCGATATAGGTGATGGCAAAGTAGGTGCCCGGACTGTTAAAGAGCGTCTGATCCTGCCCGGATATGACGTAAGCGCCTGGTGGCTTAGTTTTTTAGCCGAAAAGAGCACATGCAAGACAGACGCCTTTTTTCGGTTGGCGCAGGCGCGCGCGGTCAAAGTTTTGCTTGCCGGAGGGAAATATAAGGC includes the following:
- a CDS encoding histidinol-phosphate transaminase, which gives rise to MSDAKKHLKDIYRTPPKEGSRLRCLRLDMNENPSGLPGNFVKKTAGKINSNVLSSYPECGRLIKKIAERENILPENVSLSNGSDAAIKHIFDAYISEGDRVLLTDPTFAMYFVYCKIFKADVISVPYLPDFSFPEEDFLKALSNDVRMAVIVNPNNPTGSVISDAAIQRIVKKAAEKNALIVIDEAYFYYYPRTAIRLIKKFKNLIVLRTFSKLCGMANARLGYAAASREIVESLRKVTPGFDVNGLAVLFAAELLDSPSIIRKMIHRSEEGKKYIARKLSDHKIEYVYGSANFILIKCGRRTKDIIARLAKKNILVGGNFNQDFLADYMRITTGEKRLMEKFWKAFFAIWRREGRV
- a CDS encoding radical SAM protein, whose protein sequence is MQKIKYGLKLLGNILAIKLGMPRPIIAVWETTYRCNMRCAFCNEKNMAAKEMDTPEAIRMIEELAEIGTNIILLTGGEPTLRNDIDAIMDAVKKSGMTSIFTTNGLNAKNRISAILKADMIRLSVDGYGDVHDAIRGTPGAFESVRELVPILVKAGKPPMIVCVATRAADRENLKKLFAQAREWGVQVDLSMVTYSMRTKITSEDAKEVSSIQQDSRLGEADFLDTLDEFKEMFPDVLANPGFYRRLITDGGLGTRCRALDVSLNIRPDGTVSIPCDAFTLFKLEGDKHDVWRRMRGLKDVREKLGKYEFCNACYKRCIAFPSMLLSIKNLLDLVKAYLPTVRR
- a CDS encoding cyclase family protein produces the protein MKKLIALSYPIDDETPLYPGTPPVEFKKIKDQGSGDSCNTYYAGMSNHSGTHIEASGHFYRGGRTIADCARTEFFYEKPLIVDCPKDKNEMVEIKDMKLKIGTSAPDILLIKTGFSRHRSDPDTYCRKNPYLSTEAARWLRSNFPGIKTIGIDCISFSSYLHRDIGREIHKILLSSEGEDKGGLLLLEDIYIPADVKKLDQVAVFPVFRGALDASPCVIIGIL
- a CDS encoding cytidylyltransferase, whose amino-acid sequence is MVAALLLGREGSVGFPGKNMYPVLGKPLSYYPMAAARKAATVDEVFLSTDSKDLMKLADSLGIKIIKRPAELCTNEATGLDAFLHGYKVIRDLYGSDRIEFMILMFCNAPTVTPQTIDEGVKVLRANPLYDSAVTVSRYNMWSPLRARRIGEDGLLHPFVPFEALGDPSTFNCNRDSQGDAWFADVAVSVVRPGCLDNIEDGLLPQKWMGRKIYPLKQWGGLDVDYEWQIPQAEYWLKKNGYGEK
- a CDS encoding HAD-IA family hydrolase, encoding MIRNVFLDFDGVVVESVDIKTRAFAKLFEVEGPAVMKKVIDYHVNNTGVSRYDKFRYIYSEILKRSLPEDEFRRLCDSFARLVLDAVVSVPYVKGAKEFLSSCASKYRLFIVSATPQKEIEEIVKRRGIAKFFKGVYGAPNSKADSVKNILAEDGTDPADSVYIGDALSDYTAAKSNGVKFIARINNNEEIFAGIDCPKVKDLDGVDLKIGSLR
- a CDS encoding NAD(P)-dependent oxidoreductase → MKAIVFGGSGFLGSHVADTLTEQGHDVTIYDTARSKYLHGSQKMVTGDIMDEKLVERTVQGADVVYNFAGISDIEESSHRPLDAVKFNILGNTIILDSCCKAKVKRFVFASSVYVYSKTGSFYRSTKQACELLIENYSEVYGLQFTILRYGSLYGPRAGEDTFMYRMLKQALTEKKITREGDGEEIREYIHVYDAARCSVEILSEEFAGQYVIITGNQQMKVKDLLLMINEMLGNSIAIEYIAPKNNFHYEITPYTFTPKIAKRYISKTYLDLGQGILKSMQGIYEGLK
- a CDS encoding phosphoglycerate dehydrogenase encodes the protein MNAKVAILTTSFGEYDKSPVEFCERAGYAVTFNPYGRKLKPDEVVRVAGEAVGIIAGTETISADTLSGLPRLKVISRCGVGMENVDLEAAKRHGIIVFNTPDAPTEAVAELTIGLILNLLRKTSRMDRAVRNGVWEKSMGNLLSGKHVGIIGFGRIGKRVAELLTVFGCEVIYYDPFIKEKSPGFKSVSMAELLKTSDIVSVHASTKETILRGSEISSMKKGGWLINISRGEAVDEDALYSALKSGHLAGAAMDVFKEEPYKGPLIELNNVVLTPHVGSYAKESRIQMEKQAVENLLKGLGGAI
- a CDS encoding class I SAM-dependent methyltransferase → MENGSDKEDAATGWCIVKSYGLMRPQDIYEKVIAQRALDGEAFFEKYKDRFIDVNCPACGASGAYVFSKYGFRHLRCEKCLTLFCSPRPSDELIAYYYNNYKAPQMWTELLLKADAARKALQYKPRVERMIRAMREAPAARGGVALDIGAGSGAFSLCLKNSGFFKDVIAMDFSDSCVKACLEQGLQALKGSIGDAGSGFADAIFINDLIEHLSDPAVFLKECSRVLKRKGFISIATPNGEGFDFKIMDAETKNITPPEHLNYFNTRSIGVLLERAGFCVLFAETPGILDVDIISKARSSGFNIKDKNSYIDYILDQDENVLSNFQKFISDNKLSSHMLVMAQKGE
- a CDS encoding radical SAM protein, translating into MVQIKPDGNFNPLGGVSVHSGKTDEYREYRRCWSEYPSNFILRDFPMHLDIEITNRCNLKCTFCDRRPHVGKGSFGDMDMALFKKIIDEGAGHKLWALKLSYRGEPLLHKNVAEMVGYAKKKGVLDVYFNTNGMLLTEEIAKKLIDAGLDRISISMEGTDPLAYEKMRVNAEFAVVLKNIDTLAGLRKKMKVEHPKIRIQSVEYPGFDRDEYGRFWLSHGDEVAMLDYTDMSKRVVGLTADWACPQLWQRMTIEWNGNVLPCNNDDPGRLSPGNVKDRAIYDCWHDPKVDEVRRLHRSGRSHEAGDCNGCPWRTAQIKKTPRRDGVS